One Sphaerisporangium krabiense DNA segment encodes these proteins:
- the rpsJ gene encoding 30S ribosomal protein S10 gives MAGQKIRIRLKAYDHEVIDSSAKKIVETVTRTGAKVAGPVPLPTEKNVYCVIRSPHKYKDSREHFEMRTHKRLIDIIDPTPKTVDSLMRLDLPAGVDISIKL, from the coding sequence ATGGCGGGACAGAAGATCCGCATCCGGCTTAAGGCCTATGACCACGAGGTCATCGATAGCTCGGCCAAGAAGATCGTCGAGACGGTGACGCGGACTGGCGCCAAGGTCGCGGGCCCGGTGCCGTTGCCGACCGAGAAGAACGTGTACTGCGTCATCCGCTCGCCGCACAAGTACAAGGACAGCCGTGAGCACTTCGAAATGCGCACGCACAAGCGGCTGATTGACATCATCGATCCGACGCCGAAGACGGTCGACTCGCTCATGCGGCTCGACCTCCCGGCCGGCGTCGACATCTCGATCAAGCTCTGA
- the rplC gene encoding 50S ribosomal protein L3: protein MAKQIKGVLGKKLGMTQVFDEGNRIVPVTVVEAGPCVVTRVRSEEKDGYSAVQLGYGQVDPRKVNKPLGDYLRKHDITPRRYFVEVRTTDASEYTLGQEITAETFEAGQFVDVTGKSKGKGFAGVMKRHGFRGLGASHGTQRKHRSPGSIGGCATPGRVFKGLRMAGRMGNTRVTIQNLKVHAVDAEKGLILLKGAVPGANGSLVLIRTAAKKGAEK from the coding sequence ATGGCTAAGCAGATCAAGGGCGTCCTGGGCAAGAAGCTCGGCATGACCCAGGTCTTCGACGAGGGGAACCGGATCGTCCCGGTCACCGTCGTCGAGGCCGGTCCGTGCGTGGTGACCCGCGTCCGCAGTGAGGAAAAGGACGGCTACTCCGCTGTTCAGCTCGGCTACGGGCAGGTAGACCCGCGCAAGGTCAACAAGCCCCTGGGTGACTACCTGCGCAAGCACGACATCACCCCGCGCCGCTACTTCGTCGAGGTCCGCACCACCGACGCCTCCGAGTACACCCTCGGCCAGGAGATCACGGCCGAGACCTTCGAGGCCGGTCAGTTCGTGGACGTCACCGGCAAGAGCAAGGGCAAGGGCTTCGCCGGCGTCATGAAGCGGCACGGCTTCCGCGGTCTCGGCGCCTCGCACGGCACCCAGCGCAAGCACCGTTCGCCCGGCTCCATCGGTGGCTGCGCCACCCCGGGCCGCGTCTTCAAGGGCCTGCGCATGGCGGGCCGCATGGGCAACACCCGCGTCACGATCCAGAACCTCAAGGTTCACGCCGTGGACGCCGAGAAGGGCCTCATCCTGCTCAAGGGTGCGGTTCCCGGCGCCAACGGGAGCCTGGTGCTGATTCGCACCGCCGCCAAGAAGGGGGCCGAGAAGTGA